The genomic region GCTCCCGGGGAAACCGGGACCCCGTGAAACACCACCTCTGCCCCGCTGCGACGAACACCTTCCACGGTGGAATCGTCCGGCGACATGCCGCCCGTCACGAGCACCATGTCCACATCTTTCCCGAGCATGGAGGTGATGGCCCGCGCTATCTCCGCTACTTCGTCGGGCACGAACTCGATGTGGGTCACCGTGCTGCCGTATTCCTCCAATCGGGAACGGAGCAGGGGCCCAAAGGCGTCTTTGACCCGGCCCTCGTACACCTCCCTGCCGGTGATAACCGTCCCCGCCCGGAGCCTACGGTATGGAAGCACGCAGAGCATGGGATGCCCTGCCGCGATGCCTTCCGCCTCCCGAAGCACCTCCTCCCGCACCGCCAGGTCCCGTACCTTGGCCCTTGCCACCACCTCGCCTTCCTTCACCGGCGAGTTGTCGTGGCGGGTGGCAACCAGCAACCCGTCCACGAGGTTCAGCCGTTGCAACCGAACGGAGTCCACCTTCAAGAGGCCAGTCCGCGAGGCGCGCAGGTCGGCCCATGCTTCCCCCGGCATGCTCACCTCAATCCCAGGACCGGCCATCGCTTGAGCCAGGCGACGGGCGGCATCATCCTCGTGCACCTCACCTGGTCCCAGCTCGAGCACCTGCAGGTGAGACTTTCCTATGCGGCGCAGGACTTCCAGGTCGGCCTCCGTCAACACGTGCCCCCGCCGCAGGACGGCTCCCTTGTGCTGCCCGGGCACGATTTCCGTGAGGTCGTACGCCAGGGACAATCCCACCGCTTCGTCTAAGCGCACTTCGCGCAACCTCAACCACACCACTCCCCGTCGCTCAAGCGCGTTGCCGTAAAGCACCGTGCGCCGCCCCTGCGGAACCTGCTTCAAAACCCCGCCGGATGCGCATATGATTCCGGTGCCGGACCGTGTGTGACCTTCGTCATCCATCGGGCGAAGGTTGCGGAGACTTTCGAAAAGTACCCTCACACCCCGAGTCACGCCCCGACAACCCGCCATCTCTGCAGCACGAGGCAAGGAAACGCTGGGCCAAAGAAA from Bacillota bacterium harbors:
- a CDS encoding molybdopterin-binding protein — its product is MRLREVRLDEAVGLSLAYDLTEIVPGQHKGAVLRRGHVLTEADLEVLRRIGKSHLQVLELGPGEVHEDDAARRLAQAMAGPGIEVSMPGEAWADLRASRTGLLKVDSVRLQRLNLVDGLLVATRHDNSPVKEGEVVARAKVRDLAVREEVLREAEGIAAGHPMLCVLPYRRLRAGTVITGREVYEGRVKDAFGPLLRSRLEEYGSTVTHIEFVPDEVAEIARAITSMLGKDVDMVLVTGGMSPDDSTVEGVRRSGAEVVFHGVPVSPGAMSVLAYAGEVPVVGIPAGLLARQRGFFDLVLPRLLAGERLRREDAVHYGHGGLCWGCTVCAFPACSFGKGA